In Verrucomicrobiia bacterium, the DNA window GCACATTGGCAGACGTAGCAATTTGGTCTGCCGCCCTGGCAGAATATTTAGAAGAAGAGGACTCTGAGGCCTGGAAGGACCATAACGGTTTGGTAATTAGTCGAGGGATCACTACCATCGGGATTGTCGGCATGGGGATAGCAGGCTCAGAGCTTCTCCAGAAGGGTAATCGTGTATTCATGAGCCTGCAACGAACTAACACTATTGCCCAGCTTGGCCTACCGGATTCACTCGTTAGCACCAATAACGCTCGCATGCGCCAGAGAGTCCACCGCTGGATCGACCAGCCAGCAGCCTCACGTACGCTCACTGGGAGAAACCTCAACATGGCTTGGTCTGGCAAGACTGACGCCATAGAATATGGCGACGATCATCAACCCGAACACGTAACACTGGGCAGTGTAAATCAGCGCACCGTAGACATTGTCAGGCGAGGCTGGGTACTACCCGCTGTCCTCTGGGCTGATGCCGAACGCCAAAAGGCAGTGCTCGGCGCCCCCACTAAGGTCGAGACCAAACTCGGTGCCCAAAGAGTACAGCGCTGGCAGGCAGACACCCTTGCTACTATCCTAGAGATATCTGCCGACGCCGTAGATGTCGAGTCTTAGAGCGCCCTGAAAGACCGGACAATGGTATACAGGATGGTGTAGTCCGGCTGGATATTGTGGTCAGTATAAACAAAGAAGTATTTGTGTTTGCCCTTGGTGGGTCCGGCAATGGTGGCAGCGTTCAGGGCACCTGGCGTGTTTACCCCCACCTTGTTCTGCACAAAATTAGGGACATCACATATAAAATCGACCCCTTGCCACTTGGATGGTAATGGGGTCTTGTTCTGCGGGTTTGGCACCGTCGTGAAATTGGCGCAGTTATCTGATACCTGGCGGTAGGACAGCGTATTGTCCACGATATCTACCGGCAACAGACGGTTGACTGGTAGGTCGGCGGGAATGGTGTCGAAATAAATCTTGAACCACCGATTGTCCTCGCCTTTTTTAGTAGCCTGCCAGGTTATACTCTGTTCGTTAGGGCTCTTGGTGCGTTCTTTTAGCTTCCAGTCTGGCGGCAGACTAAAAGAAAAAAGAGGTTCTGTCACATTTACTGGATCGGTGGCGTCTTTTTCACCGGCCTGGGTTACCGTCCGGCTAACGCCCATGACTTCTTCTTGCTTACTGTTTCGTTGAGTGTCCCAGACCAAGAACCCGCCCAGCCCGCCAACAATAACCATCGAACACGCCACCACCGCAAAGACTTTGCGTCCACGGTTTTTGGGGTTACGACCTACACGATACTTTCTTGTCATATGTGAATCTCATTATAACGTGACGAGCAAAACAAGTAGGCCCAAACCAATCCGATAATAAGCAAAAGCAGCCAGCGTATGTCCCGAAAGATATTTCAGTAAGAATTTGATGGCGAACAGTCCGCTCACCAAAGCCGTCACAATGCCTACCACAAACAAACCTGTCTCTTGCCCCATCATGTGTGCCGACTCACCCGTTGCCAGAACTTTTACAATGGCTCCGGCGGTAATAGGTATGCCCAGCAAGAACGAGAACCGCGTGGCCGCCACCCGGTCGATCCCCATAAACAAACCAGTGGTAATGGTGCCGCCCGAACGTGACACGCCGGGAACAATTGCCGCCCCCTGGGCTATGCCCACGGCCAGCGCTTGCTTCCACGAGATCTCTTTTAGTCCCGCCTTATGTTTGTAGCGCTTGGCAAAAGCTTCGGCCGCCAGCATAAGTAGTGCCACTGCAATCAGGTTGACCGCCACCAACCGAGTAGACCGAAAAGCTGATTCGGCAGAACCCTGTAGCACCATGCCAGCAATCACTGCCGGAATGGTTGCCAGAGCAATCAGCCAAGCCACCCGCTTGTATTCGTTTCTGCCCAGTATTCCCTGAATCAACAAAACAATGTCTTTACAAAAATACAGCACAAGCGCACCAAGCGTGCCAATATGTAAGGCCACGTCAAAGGTCAGGCCATTTTCTGTAATCCCCATGGCTTGATGCAACAGTACCAAGTGGCCAGAACTCGATACCGGGATAAACTCGGTCAGACCCTGCGTCAGTCCTAGGATAATCGCCTCTATGGTAGTCATGCTAAAAGTATACCGTGCTGTTAGCATTCCCCATACTTGCCAGGCCACCGCCCCATCAGATACCTTATACTTTATATGGGAAGTCCTTTTGATTTTGCATCACCAGAAACCTTTGATGAATGGTGGGCAGACAGTCTTCGGAGTGGCATTATGATACTTGGTGGCATGCACGGCAACGAACCACTCGGTCCAGCCGTAGTCGAACACCTAAATGAGACGAGTGAATCGCTCTATCCGTCCATAGCAAACACTTCGGCCGTTCAAGAGGCAGAGCGCTATATACATTGCGAGCTAAGCACAGCGAAGATACGCCCCCATTCAAACAAGTTTGAAGAACGAAGATTGCCTCGGCTTATACGGATCTGCAACGCCTTTCCCCTTACTATAGATATCCATAACTCTCTTTCCTCAGAATATGCCTTTACCGGTCCAAACCCGGAGCCAAGCCTGCTCAAGGTTGCCTCTTTTTTAGGACGCAGTCGTATTCTACTTACCGATTACACCTTTTATGAAAGAGTCCCGCGTGCACTGGGTGTTGAATTTGCCTGCCCTGCAGACACTGCAGAACTTGAGCCATGGCTTGAGCAAAAAGTGCCTGAAGTCTGTGAACGACTGGGTAAACTCGCAACTTTTGGTAGTTTTTCAGAGTTGCCAGAGGTTGATTGGGACAGTCTTGAATTCTACAGAGACTGGCGAAGTATTGATCAGCAGGAGGCGGTCAAGCTTGGGCTGCCCGATTACTCCATTCAGCCATTCGAAGCCTTGCCTTCAC includes these proteins:
- the uppP gene encoding undecaprenyl-diphosphatase UppP gives rise to the protein MTTIEAIILGLTQGLTEFIPVSSSGHLVLLHQAMGITENGLTFDVALHIGTLGALVLYFCKDIVLLIQGILGRNEYKRVAWLIALATIPAVIAGMVLQGSAESAFRSTRLVAVNLIAVALLMLAAEAFAKRYKHKAGLKEISWKQALAVGIAQGAAIVPGVSRSGGTITTGLFMGIDRVAATRFSFLLGIPITAGAIVKVLATGESAHMMGQETGLFVVGIVTALVSGLFAIKFLLKYLSGHTLAAFAYYRIGLGLLVLLVTL